Below is a window of Methanothermobacter thermautotrophicus DNA.
ATCGACATATACATTGCATCCGGAGACCGGAGGGGGTCCCTGATGGAACTTGCAAGGATCCTTGGGCTCCCAACTGAAAACGTATTTGACACCGCAGACACCGAGAGGAAGGCCGAAATAATCCGTGAACTCAGGAGGATGTACAGCAGGGTGGTTATGGTGGGTAATGGCATCAATGATATTCTGGCACTGAGGGAGGCTGATATAGGGGTTCTTACACTCCAGCAGAGGGAACCTGTTCCCCAGAGGCTCATAGAAGCCGCTGATTATGTAATAGAGAATATAGAAGAGCTGCTGGATATAGAGATCTGAATTTAAACAGAGGGGGGATGTATCATGGCTGATTTGAGCATAATCCAGGTGAACGACACCCACGGATACATTAAAAGCCATCCTGAACTTTTCTGGGAGGGCCGCGAAATCGTATATGAGAACCTTGGTGGTTACCAGCACATAGCCGGACTTGTTGATAAAATACGCCAGGAGAGGCCCACACTACTCCTTGACTGCGGGGACACAATACACGGCACATACCATGCCGTCAAGAGTCGGGGCGCTGCAATGATCCCGCTGCTGAATGAGATGGGATTTGACGCCATGACAGCCCACTGGGAGTTCGCCTATGGCCCTGAAAGGTTCATTGAACTCTCAAAGAAGTTAGACTACCCCATGCTTGCCATAAACTGCTACCGTGAGGGTAGCGACAGGCTGGTATTCCAGCCCTATGAAATCCTTGATGTTGGGGAAGTGCAGGTGGGTGTCATAGGGATAGCATCAAACATAGTCGATAAGGTCATGCCCCCCAGCTTCAGCGAGGGCCTTGAATTCACCCTTGGCCTGGAGGAGCTCCCAGGATGGATCGATGTCCTCAGAAATGATGAGAGGGTGGATCTCATCGTTGTGATATCACACCTTGGCTTTCCACAGGAGGTGCAGCTGGCATCTGACGTAGGGGGCATCGATGTGCTGCTGAGCGCACACACCCACAACAGACTTGAGAGGCCACACATGGTTGGAGATACCATAATCATACAGTCTGGCTGTCATGGCTCCTTCATCGGGCGCCTTGACCTTGAGGTGCGTGATGGTGTCAGGGGATTCAGCCATGAACTCATGAAGGTTAGGGGCCCCTCAGATCCTGAGGTTGAGGAGATGGTGCTCAGGATAACTGATACCGACAGTGACTACCTTGAAATGGTGGTGGGCTCCACCCGGACCCACCTTAACAGATACACCATACTGGAGTCAACCATGGATAACCTCCTCCTGAAGGCCATAATGGATACAGGGGACTTTGACCTTGCATTCTCCAATGGGTGGCGTTACGGTGCCCCTGTACCTCCAGGAGATATAAGAATGGAGGATATATGGAATATTATACCTGTGAATCCTCCTTTATCTCAGGTGCGGTTAAAAGGCAGGGACTTATGGAAGATGATGGAGGAGAACATTGAACTCGTATTCTCAAGGAACCCCTACAATCAGATGGGAGGCTACCTCAAGAGGTGCCTTGGGCTTGAAATGTACTTCAAGATCGAGAACCCCCCCGGTTCAAGGATACAGAAGATATTTGTAAATGGCAGGCCCCTTGACCCCTCAGGGACCTACAGTGCTGTCTACGTCACATCCCAGGGGGTTCCATCCAGGTACGGTGAGGACCATGAGGAGACCGACCTGAGGGCCATTGAGGTGCTTGAAGAATACATCGCGATAAACAGCCCGGTGGACGCCGGCCTGGAGGGGAGGATAACACCCGTCTAGCGGAGGTGGTGTCATGGTGGATTACCGTGTGGTCTTCCACATAGATGAGGATGATGAGTCAAGGGTTCTGCTCCTCCTCTCCAATGTCAGGAACCTAATGGCTGATCTCGAATCCGTCAGAATAGAGGTTGTGGCTTACTCCATGGGAGTTAATGCCCTTCGGAGGGATTCGGAGTACTCAGAGGATATAGCTGAACTCATTGGTCAGGGCGTCATGTTCTGCGCATGTTCAAACACCCTCAGGGCATCTGGTATGGACGTTTCTGATATTCTGGAAGGAGTCCAGGTTGTATCATCAGGCGTTGGTCAAATTGTGAGAAGACAGACAGAGGGGTGGGCCTATATAAGGCCCTGATTCAGTATCTGTCTAATTATTAAAACGCATAAAGGGGAGTACTTGAAGGAGAGGGGTGTCCTCTCCGCCGTATCTGTCTAATTATTAAAACGCATAAAGTCTACACATCCACTGATCCACCCAACAGACAGAACGCAGAAAGGGTGTCCCGAGAAGCTAAAGGAACCTCTTGAATATGAGAACTGCATATGCAGTGGAGCTGTACTCAAGTACTATGGGAGTTAATATGAGTGCAAGGATGGCTGCGAGGGGCATTAAAAGGTTCTTCATCAGAACACTCCGGTATTCATTTACCTGGATATCCATTAAACCATTCCTCTGGGTATAGATCCAGCTAATGGATAATAGACCTAAATGAGCATATTCACGTGGAACAGGATGTTGGGTGTTACAAGGTTTCCATGTTACTTATCAGGTTTGTTAAGAGGGGTACCATGGCAACGACCATGAGCAAGATGATGTTTATCCATATGAATCCAGTGTCAATCTTCTCCAGTTTCTCGAACTGCATGTGGTTAACCACCAGAAGACACCCAGAGGAGGAAACTGAGACACTAGCTGTACAAATCAGACGCAAGACCCATGATGTAGGCGTCCATTTTCGAAGCACTGATTGTGCCCGTGGGAGTATCTATACCCAGAACAAGTATTGTCATGGCGATAGCGAATATGGCATCAACCAGAGCCTCCAATCTATTCTTTCTCATAACGCCCGCCCCAAATTCCAGCCCCCTCAAGGATTCTTCGGCTCCTGATTACACCCTCATAGTTGTTCAGCTCTATGACGCCCCTATCTATGGATTCCAGTAGTTTAATGTCAACTGTACCCTCTCCAAGGGGGAGGTGCTGGTCCCTCTCCCCATTATTGTCACTTAGGTGGTAGTGCGCTGTCCTCTTGATCTCAAGGAAATCCCGGAGGCGCCCTGTAGTGTTGGCATGTCCTATGTCAACCGTTGCATATGAGCCGCATTCCTCAACAAATCTTTCATGTTCTGCCGGGTTATTGCAGAGGTAAGAGAATCTACCTGGCATGTTTTCGACTGAAAATTTTATGGACAGATCCTCTGCGTATTCAACACATTCCCCCAATGTTTCAACTGCAAAATGGAGTGCCGCATTCCTTATCCGCTCCTCCCTCCGGTGAACCACTCCAGGGTGGGTTGTGACTGTTGTTGCACCTATCTCAGATGCCAGGTCAAGGGTCTCCACCATCTGCCTCCCTGTCTCCTCCCTTATACCAGGGTTCATGCTGGCGGGGTTGAGGTCTATGGTGGGTGCATGGATAAGGACCTCAAGGTCAAATGATTCAAAGACTTCGAGGGAATCATTACCCTGAAGCAGCCTTCTTGGCCAGTAGGGTCCCTCACAGAGGAGTTCTATAAGTTCAAAACCATCTTCTTCAGCTTTCTGAAGTATGTTTTCCAGTGGCTCCATGAAGAGCGCCAGGGTTGAAAAACCAAGTCTCATATCGGGTCCCGGTAGATCTTCTATTTATCAGGGCTTATGAGTCTTTCCATTTGATTGCGGTGTCTTCAGGTTCAATTCCAGTCAGTTCAGGGTACAATACCGTCCTAGCCGCATCGCATCTCAACATGTCCTGATGGCCAGTGCCGGTTCAGTTCAGATATGCCATCATAAACCAGACAGGCCCATCATATATCACAAAGCTTATATATCGTGGATGTTTTATTCTGTAAATAGATATATCGTGAGATTGATATACATGCATGTGTAAAGGATATATCGGCAAAATAATCAGTTGCTGGAGATGGCTCTATGTGCGCAGAAGAAGGTTCCCCTCGCCCTGATGAGGGTGAGTTCGATGAAAAGATAATAAAAAGCTTCATGAGGGGATTCGGCAAGACAATGATTCTCTGGATGATAAGCAAGGAAAAAATACACGGCTACGAGATAATGCGACGCCTTGAAAGGTTCTACTCATTCAAGGGCATGCACTGCAAGAACATGAAACCACCAGGACCCAGCGTCATCTACCCGGTACTCCATGACCTCGAAAGAAAGGGACTGATAGAGGGGGAATGGGAGATGCACGGTGAGAAAAGAGTCAAATACTACCATATAACCCCCCTCGGTGAGAAGACAATAGACAGGATCCGGCATATAATGAGAGACCATGTCTCAAAGATATGGGAAGACTTCTGGAATGATATGTTCCCCCCTGAAAAGGAGGATGAAAGATGAAATATGCAATAGAAACCTTTGACCTCACAAAGGTCTACGGGGACTTCAGGGCAGTGGACAGCCTTAACATGAAGATAGAGAAGAACTCCATCTTCGGTTTCCTGGGGCCCAACGGAGCCGGGAAAACAACAACCATTAAGATGCTCACCTGTCTCATACCCCCAACCTCAGGAACAGCAAAGGTTGCAGGTTACGATATACTCAAGAACCCCGATGAGGTGAGACAGCAGATAGGTATGGTTCCCCAGAAGGTGAGCCTCTACGAGGACCTCACCGCAAGGGAAAACGTGGAAATGTGCGCAGACTTCTATGGTATGCCCGAGGACCTGAAGGAATCAAGGATAGAAGAGCTCATGGAACTCGTGGACATAAAATACGCTGCAGACAAGCCAGTCGGGCAGATGTCAGGTGGACAGCAGCAGAAGGTGTCACTGGTGGCAAGCCTGATACACCAGCCAGACATCCTCTTCCTGGACGAACCTACAATCGGGCTGGACCCAACAACCAAAAGGGTGCTCTGGGACCTAATAGATGAACTAAACAGCAGCGGCCACACCATAATACTCTGCTCCCATGACATGTACGAGGTGGAGCTCCTCTGTGACTACGTGGGGATAATAAATCAGGGCGTTCTTGCCGCCTTCGACACGCCACAGGGGCTCAAGGACACTGTGATAAAGGAGGAGGAATCCCTCAGAGCAAAGGAGATTGGTGGTATACTCGACAGGATCGACGAGGAGACACCTGAATCAGAGAAAAGGGCCATCAGGGAAATAAGAAAATCCGGGAGGGTGTGTGCCGGTAAGGAGATAAGCATGCTCATTGTGAACCTCACAGATGATCTAATATCTGAACTGGAATCCCTACCAGTCACACTGGACGTTAAGAAGCACCACACCGGAAGGATAATCCTTGAACTCGATGAAACATGTGAAACTGCCGTTAATGATGTTCTGGCGGCTGTTATAAGGAACAACGCCAGGATAACCTCAATTTCAACAAAGGACCCCTCACTCGAGGACGTCTTCATGAAGGTTACAGGGAGGTAACCGTTATGGAAATGAAAAAGGTAATGTGGATGCTTAAGAAGGACCTGATAGTCCTCTGGAGGCACAAACCGCGCCTCATATCCATCATACTGTTCCCCATACTGATGATAACCCTCTTCGGTTATGGTATGGGGGGTACCCTTGAGAACATACCCGTGGTTATAGTGGAACAGAGCAGCGGTCCCGTGACCGACCAGACCGTTGATGCCATGAGGAACATGAGCCTCTATGATATAAAGGATATTCTGAAGGACCCCGAAATCGCCAGGGAGATGGTGGACACAGGGGAGGTCAAGGCGGCCATAATACTGCCACCCAACTACGATAACCTCACATCATCGGAGCCCACCGTGGTCATGTACCTTGACTCCTCTGACCAGCTGGCAAGCCAGGCCCTCGTGCCGGCAACAGAGGCCCTCTTCAGCAAACTGTCCGGGCAGCTTGCTGTGGAGAGGATGCAGGGCGCATCCATGAAGCCACAGAATTCAACCCCTGCTTCCGGTTTCCAGGGCATGGTCAGCACCATAAACTTCCAGATTGACAGGATCTATGGGGACATCAAGTACATGGACTTCCTTGTTCCCGCCATACTGGCTATGACCATAATGTTCTCCTGCATGTTTGGAATGGGTCAGTCCATAGCCGGTGAAAGGGAGAGGGGAGAACTTGCAAGACTCTTCATGACCCCAACAAGTGTCTCAACAGTTGTGGGGGGTAAGATAATCTCAAAGCTTGTTATAGAAAGTGGAAGGGCCCTTCTGCTGCTCTTCATTGCAATCCTCCTCTTCGGTATTAAGATAAATGGTAGCATGCTCCTGACCATCATGCTCCTGATACTGACAGCCCTCTGCTTTGTGGGCTTCGGTATAATGATATCGGCAAGGGTGGGGACCCAGGAGGACTACATGCAGATGGTCATGCCCTTCGCCATGCCCATGATGTTCGTATCAGGGGTGTTCTACCCAATTGAGACCATGCCCTGGATATTCCAGAAGATCGCCTACATAGTACCCCTAACCTATGCAAACAACGCCCTCAGGGCGGTTATGCTCAAGGGCGCCGGCGTCGGGGACATAATGGTTAACCTCCTTGTGCTTGGTGGATTCACCCTCCTGTTCTTTGCGATGGGTGTTACCCGGTTCAACAGGGACATTTAGATTTGATGGTTCAAGATGGTGATACAAATGATGAGAAAAGGTTTAATCGCGACACTCATAATCCTTGGAATGGTACTAAGTCCTGTATCAGCAGCTGACTGGCCAGTATTCCATGGAGACGAACAGCACACAGGTTATGCAGAGGAGCCAAGCGACTTCTCTGCAAAGACATGGTACCTCTCCATTGGGGGTATAAAGTCATCCCCGGCCCTATTCAACAAGGTGGCCTACATAGGATCCCTTGATGGAAGGCTATATGCAGTGAACCTTGAGACAGGTTCAGTGGTCTGGAGCTACAAGACAGAGGGCGCCATCGTCTCATCGCCGGTGGTTGTGAATGGAACCGTATTCGTGGGTTCATGGGACGGATACCTCTATGCAATAGACACAGACACCGGAGACCTTGAATGGAAATTCAAAACAGGTAACAGGATAGAATCATCACCTGCAGTGAGCGGGGACACCGTCTATATTGGATCTGATGACTGCAGGGTATACGCAGTGGACAGAGATGATGGATCCAAAAAATGGGAATTCTACACGGGGGACGCCGTTAAATCATCACCCCTCCCTGTGAACGGCACAGTCTATGTGGGTTCATTCAATGGTAATATCTACGCCATCTCAGAATCAAATGGGAATGAAATATGGAGCTACACATCAGGGGACGCCATAAGATCATCACCAGCCTTCTGGAATGGGACAGTCTATGTTGGGTCAGACGACGGGAACATCTACGCCCTCTCAGAGTCAGATGGAAGCGTTATCTGGAAGTACAGCCTCGGTGACAGGGTATATTCCTCACCATCAGTTGACACAGAGGAGAACAGCGTATTCATAGGATGCGATGACGGGAACATCACATCACTCGATACAAGGACAGGTGCCCTGAAATGGTCATTCCATACCGGTGCCCCTGTACGCTCAACACCGGCCATCTTCGAGAACATGATAGCTGTGGGATCAAATGACGGAACACTCTACATCCTCAACAAGTACAGCGGTAAGGAAGAGTGGAGTTACTCCCCTGGCTACTACCTCTTCAACTCACCTGTTAGTTCCTCCCCGGTGGTCTACGGCAAGACAGTCTACTTTTCAACCGAAAACGGATACATGTACGCCCTTGACTCCAAGAAGAAGGAGGGCCCGACATCAGTATTCGCCTACTACATCATTGCAGTGCTCATCGTGATCGCAGGGGCTGTTATTGTGGTCAGGAAGTTTGCAGGAAGAAGATGAAAAAATATTCCAATTTTTTTAAAAAGGAGATGCTCCGATGTTCAGGACACTTATAATCTATGAGAGCACCTATGGTTCCACTGAGGAGGTTGCATCTAAAACCGGGATGATACTCGGACCATCCAGGTGCTGCAGGGCCCATGAATTCCAGGAGACCTGCCAGGACTTTGAATTCTTTGTAATTGGATCCGGCGTCTACCGGGGGAGAC
It encodes the following:
- a CDS encoding PadR family transcriptional regulator; translation: MCAEEGSPRPDEGEFDEKIIKSFMRGFGKTMILWMISKEKIHGYEIMRRLERFYSFKGMHCKNMKPPGPSVIYPVLHDLERKGLIEGEWEMHGEKRVKYYHITPLGEKTIDRIRHIMRDHVSKIWEDFWNDMFPPEKEDER
- a CDS encoding DsrE family protein gives rise to the protein MVDYRVVFHIDEDDESRVLLLLSNVRNLMADLESVRIEVVAYSMGVNALRRDSEYSEDIAELIGQGVMFCACSNTLRASGMDVSDILEGVQVVSSGVGQIVRRQTEGWAYIRP
- a CDS encoding PQQ-binding-like beta-propeller repeat protein; the protein is MMRKGLIATLIILGMVLSPVSAADWPVFHGDEQHTGYAEEPSDFSAKTWYLSIGGIKSSPALFNKVAYIGSLDGRLYAVNLETGSVVWSYKTEGAIVSSPVVVNGTVFVGSWDGYLYAIDTDTGDLEWKFKTGNRIESSPAVSGDTVYIGSDDCRVYAVDRDDGSKKWEFYTGDAVKSSPLPVNGTVYVGSFNGNIYAISESNGNEIWSYTSGDAIRSSPAFWNGTVYVGSDDGNIYALSESDGSVIWKYSLGDRVYSSPSVDTEENSVFIGCDDGNITSLDTRTGALKWSFHTGAPVRSTPAIFENMIAVGSNDGTLYILNKYSGKEEWSYSPGYYLFNSPVSSSPVVYGKTVYFSTENGYMYALDSKKKEGPTSVFAYYIIAVLIVIAGAVIVVRKFAGRR
- a CDS encoding bifunctional UDP-sugar hydrolase/5'-nucleotidase; translation: MADLSIIQVNDTHGYIKSHPELFWEGREIVYENLGGYQHIAGLVDKIRQERPTLLLDCGDTIHGTYHAVKSRGAAMIPLLNEMGFDAMTAHWEFAYGPERFIELSKKLDYPMLAINCYREGSDRLVFQPYEILDVGEVQVGVIGIASNIVDKVMPPSFSEGLEFTLGLEELPGWIDVLRNDERVDLIVVISHLGFPQEVQLASDVGGIDVLLSAHTHNRLERPHMVGDTIIIQSGCHGSFIGRLDLEVRDGVRGFSHELMKVRGPSDPEVEEMVLRITDTDSDYLEMVVGSTRTHLNRYTILESTMDNLLLKAIMDTGDFDLAFSNGWRYGAPVPPGDIRMEDIWNIIPVNPPLSQVRLKGRDLWKMMEENIELVFSRNPYNQMGGYLKRCLGLEMYFKIENPPGSRIQKIFVNGRPLDPSGTYSAVYVTSQGVPSRYGEDHEETDLRAIEVLEEYIAINSPVDAGLEGRITPV
- a CDS encoding TMEM175 family protein, with product MRKNRLEALVDAIFAIAMTILVLGIDTPTGTISASKMDAYIMGLASDLYS
- a CDS encoding ATP-binding cassette domain-containing protein, giving the protein MKYAIETFDLTKVYGDFRAVDSLNMKIEKNSIFGFLGPNGAGKTTTIKMLTCLIPPTSGTAKVAGYDILKNPDEVRQQIGMVPQKVSLYEDLTARENVEMCADFYGMPEDLKESRIEELMELVDIKYAADKPVGQMSGGQQQKVSLVASLIHQPDILFLDEPTIGLDPTTKRVLWDLIDELNSSGHTIILCSHDMYEVELLCDYVGIINQGVLAAFDTPQGLKDTVIKEEESLRAKEIGGILDRIDEETPESEKRAIREIRKSGRVCAGKEISMLIVNLTDDLISELESLPVTLDVKKHHTGRIILELDETCETAVNDVLAAVIRNNARITSISTKDPSLEDVFMKVTGR
- a CDS encoding sugar phosphate isomerase/epimerase, producing MRLGFSTLALFMEPLENILQKAEEDGFELIELLCEGPYWPRRLLQGNDSLEVFESFDLEVLIHAPTIDLNPASMNPGIREETGRQMVETLDLASEIGATTVTTHPGVVHRREERIRNAALHFAVETLGECVEYAEDLSIKFSVENMPGRFSYLCNNPAEHERFVEECGSYATVDIGHANTTGRLRDFLEIKRTAHYHLSDNNGERDQHLPLGEGTVDIKLLESIDRGVIELNNYEGVIRSRRILEGAGIWGGRYEKE
- a CDS encoding ABC transporter permease, whose amino-acid sequence is MEMKKVMWMLKKDLIVLWRHKPRLISIILFPILMITLFGYGMGGTLENIPVVIVEQSSGPVTDQTVDAMRNMSLYDIKDILKDPEIAREMVDTGEVKAAIILPPNYDNLTSSEPTVVMYLDSSDQLASQALVPATEALFSKLSGQLAVERMQGASMKPQNSTPASGFQGMVSTINFQIDRIYGDIKYMDFLVPAILAMTIMFSCMFGMGQSIAGERERGELARLFMTPTSVSTVVGGKIISKLVIESGRALLLLFIAILLFGIKINGSMLLTIMLLILTALCFVGFGIMISARVGTQEDYMQMVMPFAMPMMFVSGVFYPIETMPWIFQKIAYIVPLTYANNALRAVMLKGAGVGDIMVNLLVLGGFTLLFFAMGVTRFNRDI